One genomic segment of Manis pentadactyla isolate mManPen7 chromosome 1, mManPen7.hap1, whole genome shotgun sequence includes these proteins:
- the LOC118910427 gene encoding LOW QUALITY PROTEIN: palmitoyltransferase ZDHHC2-like (The sequence of the model RefSeq protein was modified relative to this genomic sequence to represent the inferred CDS: inserted 1 base in 1 codon), which translates to MAPAGPGGARRRCRRALYWVPVVFICLLLGWSYYAYAIQLCVVSMENIGEQVVCXIAYHLLFAMFVWSYWKTIFTLPMNPSKEFHLSYAEKELLERGPRGEAHQEVPRRAAKDLPIYTRTVSGAIHYCDRCQLIKPDRCHHCSVCEKCILKMDHHCPWVNNCVGFSNYKFFLLFLAYSLLYCLFIAATDLQYFIKFWTNGLPDTQAKLRIMFLFFAAAMFSVSLSSLFGYHCWLVSKNKSTLEAFRSPVFRHGTDKNGFSLGFSKNMRQVFGDEKKYWLLPIFSSLGDGCSFPTCLVNQGPEQPSTPAGLNSTSKNPENHQFPAKPLRESQSHLLTDSQSWTESSTNLGKGKAGMSNPALTMENET; encoded by the exons ATGGCGCCCGCGGGCCCGGGCGGCGCGCGGCGGCGGTGCCGGCGGGCGCTCTACTGGGTCCCGGTGGTGTTCATCTGCCTGCTGCTCGGCTGGTCCTACTACGCCTACGCCATCCAGCTGTGCGTCGTGTCCATGGAAAACATTGGAGAACAAGTTGTGT CGATTGCTTATCATCTCCTTTTTGCAATGTTTGTCTGGTCGTATTGGAAAACTATCTTTACATTACCAATGAATCCCTCAAAAGAATTCCATCTCTCTTATGCAGAGAAAGAATTGTTGGAGAGAGGGCCAAGAGGAGAAGCACATCAGGAAGTTCCTAGGCGAGCAGCCAAAGACCTTCCCATCTACACCAGGACCGTGTCTGGAGCAATCCACTATTGTGACAGATGCCAACTTATAAAACCAGACCGCTGCCATCACTGTTCTGTCtgtgaaaaatgtattttgaagatGGATCATCATTGCCCATGGGTGAACAATTGTGTTGgattttcaaattataaatttttccttctttttttggcTTATTCTTTGCTGTACTGCCTTTTCATTGCTGCTACGGATTTGCAGTATTTTATCAAGTTTTGGACAAATGGCCTACCTGATACTCAAGCCAAGTTGCGtattatgtttttattctttgctGCAGCTATGTTTTCTGtcagcttgtcttctctgtttggctATCATTGTTGGCTAGTGAGCAAAAATAAATCTACATTAGAGGCATTTAGAAGTCCAGTATTTCGACACGGAACAGATAAGAATGGATTCAGTTTGGGTTTCAGTAAAAACATGCGACAAGTTTTTGGTGATGAGAAGAAGTACTGGTTACTACCCATTTTTTCAAGTCTAGGTGATGGCTGCTCCTTTCCAACTTGCCTTGTTAACCAGGGTCCTGAACAACCATCTACTCCTGCAGGATTGAATTCAACGTCTAAAAATCCTGAAAACCATCAGTTTCCTGCAAAGCCATTGAGAGAATCCCAGAGCCACCTTCTTACTGATTCTCAGTCTTGGACAGAGAGCAGCACAAACTTGGGAAAAGGCAAAGCTGGTATGAGCAATCCTGCATTAACCATGGAGAATGAGACTTAG